A DNA window from Streptosporangiales bacterium contains the following coding sequences:
- a CDS encoding ABC transporter permease subunit: MTTTRATVPAPSASGRLSDRTFAVLLTLPALALLAVIVCYPLLSALFTSLFEQSLILPGRAFVGLRNFADVLGTDFLPVLRNTAVFTVFATVLPFLVGFALALALNVGVRGQSVLRGVFLMPWVVPGVVVSFVWLWIFNASYGLLNGFLVRTGVVDVPIAWLADPLWATVAIIVAKSWASFPWMMVMLLAGLQTVPKDLHEAAALDGAGIVKRFRHVTLPHLRGIIGIVLLLEFIWNFQHFDIIYVLTGGGPAGTTTTFAVSVYNTAFKGFDLGHAGAMGALWMAVLTVLVVLYIRSSERKSS, translated from the coding sequence ATGACCACCACGCGTGCCACCGTTCCCGCGCCGTCGGCCTCGGGTCGGCTCTCCGACCGCACGTTCGCCGTGCTGCTCACCCTGCCCGCGCTCGCGCTGCTCGCGGTCATCGTCTGTTACCCGCTGCTCTCCGCGCTCTTCACCAGCCTGTTCGAGCAGAGCCTGATCCTGCCGGGACGCGCCTTCGTCGGCCTGCGCAACTTCGCGGACGTGCTCGGCACCGACTTCCTCCCGGTGCTGCGCAACACCGCGGTGTTCACGGTCTTCGCCACGGTGCTGCCGTTCCTCGTGGGGTTCGCGCTCGCGCTGGCGCTCAACGTCGGCGTCAGGGGGCAGTCGGTGCTGCGCGGGGTGTTCCTCATGCCGTGGGTCGTCCCGGGGGTCGTGGTCAGCTTCGTCTGGCTCTGGATCTTCAACGCCAGCTACGGACTCCTGAACGGGTTCCTCGTCCGGACGGGTGTCGTCGACGTGCCGATCGCGTGGCTCGCGGACCCGCTCTGGGCGACCGTCGCGATCATCGTGGCCAAGTCCTGGGCGAGCTTCCCGTGGATGATGGTCATGCTGCTCGCCGGGCTGCAGACCGTGCCGAAGGACCTGCACGAGGCCGCCGCACTCGACGGCGCGGGCATCGTGAAGCGCTTCCGTCACGTCACCCTGCCGCACCTGCGCGGGATCATCGGCATCGTGCTGCTGCTGGAGTTCATCTGGAACTTCCAGCACTTCGACATCATCTACGTCCTCACCGGCGGCGGCCCCGCCGGCACCACCACGACGTTCGCCGTCTCCGTCTACAACACCGCGTTCAAGGGATTCGACCTCGGCCACGCGGGCGCGATGGGCGCGCTGTGGATGGCCGTGCTCACCGTCCTCGTCGTCCTCTACATCCGTTCCAGCGAACGGAAATCCTCATGA
- a CDS encoding ABC transporter permease subunit, whose product MTATLDDVVDAPRTAPTRSRAAGRRRVDGTRIVAWCAIVVIGLFGLLPIYWMLVTALQPATEIFVFPPRLFPQTFTLEHFAALAGDPQLLRNLLNSILVSAATTLLTLVVATYMAYSFSKFTYRGRKSLMYLVLASQMFPHALLLVSLYLIFNALGLLDTYLGLVLSFTAFTMPLCVWMLKGVFDTIPDSIIESAKVDGAGPFTIIHRIVTPIAAPGVVAAGLFAFIRGWNDFIFALTLVGREKQTLPPGLVNAFAGEFQNQWSVLMAASFVVSLPVIVGFIALQRYLVAGIAGGAIKG is encoded by the coding sequence ATGACTGCCACCCTCGACGACGTCGTCGACGCACCGCGCACCGCACCGACCCGCAGCAGGGCGGCCGGCCGCCGGCGGGTCGACGGCACGCGCATCGTCGCCTGGTGCGCGATCGTCGTCATCGGGCTGTTCGGCCTGCTGCCGATCTACTGGATGCTCGTCACGGCGCTGCAACCGGCCACGGAGATCTTCGTGTTCCCGCCGCGCCTGTTCCCGCAGACGTTCACCCTCGAGCACTTCGCCGCGCTCGCGGGTGACCCGCAACTGCTGCGCAACCTGCTCAACAGCATCCTCGTCTCGGCTGCCACGACGCTGCTCACCCTGGTCGTGGCGACGTACATGGCGTACTCGTTCTCGAAGTTCACCTACCGCGGCCGCAAGTCGCTGATGTACCTCGTGCTCGCGTCGCAGATGTTCCCGCACGCGCTGCTGCTCGTCAGCCTGTACCTGATCTTCAACGCGCTCGGGCTGCTCGACACCTACCTCGGGCTGGTGCTCTCGTTCACCGCGTTCACGATGCCGCTGTGCGTCTGGATGCTGAAGGGGGTGTTCGACACCATCCCCGACTCGATCATCGAGTCCGCGAAGGTCGACGGCGCCGGACCGTTCACCATCATCCACCGCATCGTCACACCCATTGCCGCCCCCGGCGTCGTGGCCGCCGGGCTGTTCGCGTTCATCCGCGGATGGAACGACTTCATCTTCGCGCTCACCCTGGTCGGGCGCGAGAAGCAGACCCTCCCACCGGGTCTGGTCAACGCCTTCGCCGGCGAGTTCCAGAACCAGTGGTCGGTGTTGATGGCCGCGTCGTTCGTGGTCTCGCTCCCCGTCATCGTCGGCTTCATCGCCCTGCAGCGCTATCTCGTCGCCGGCATCGCCGGCGGTGCGATCAAGGGCTGA
- a CDS encoding extracellular solute-binding protein, whose amino-acid sequence MSGPHADPVGITRRSLLRALGAGAGLATVAGIAGCAPSVQPHDVNAGGGLTDDDGVETFAFTTWMMGETASRPLVQPSLDAYQASTGVTIETPSLPYADFLRQLVLQVQGGQTAGPVQLDITWLSVLGTMGAALDLAPLAEGTDYTDQALALGRYKGRQIGLPWTSGAIGLLGNSDLLDKAGIREQPETIDDFEAALVELKGAGQGVVPYAAMTKVAQLKDVVVWMWTFGSPVVENGRITVGDDASVEALTWYKKLYDTGLIGKDIDRADARALFGQEMVALYDDVVSARTLVAPNAKDPKIGDKLVAWKRPVRDAGDTPQSMAWGHAIAIIGGGPGEYAAGRFVKHVTSDPDNALDYFERAGYPPVTETALTDKRFTKDRFASEFATRITETAQADPLWQFPKSAQIYETLAQQVQAILIGDTTPKEGLATARERMQKLVT is encoded by the coding sequence ATGTCCGGTCCACACGCCGACCCGGTCGGCATCACGCGCCGTTCCCTCCTGCGCGCTCTGGGCGCGGGCGCCGGGCTGGCAACGGTCGCCGGCATCGCCGGATGCGCGCCGTCGGTCCAACCACACGACGTGAACGCCGGCGGCGGACTCACCGACGACGACGGCGTCGAGACGTTCGCGTTCACGACGTGGATGATGGGCGAGACGGCGTCGAGGCCACTGGTGCAGCCCTCGCTCGACGCCTACCAGGCCTCGACCGGCGTGACGATCGAGACGCCCTCGTTGCCGTACGCCGACTTCCTGCGTCAGCTTGTCCTACAGGTGCAGGGCGGGCAGACCGCGGGACCGGTGCAGCTCGACATCACGTGGCTGTCCGTCCTCGGCACCATGGGCGCGGCGCTCGACCTCGCGCCGCTCGCCGAGGGAACGGACTACACCGACCAGGCTCTCGCGCTCGGCAGGTACAAGGGCAGGCAGATCGGCCTGCCGTGGACCAGCGGCGCGATCGGCCTCCTCGGCAACTCGGACCTGCTCGACAAGGCCGGCATCCGCGAACAACCCGAGACGATCGACGACTTCGAGGCGGCGCTCGTCGAGCTCAAGGGCGCGGGCCAGGGCGTCGTCCCGTACGCGGCGATGACGAAGGTGGCACAGCTCAAGGACGTCGTCGTGTGGATGTGGACGTTCGGCAGCCCCGTCGTGGAGAACGGCAGGATCACCGTCGGCGACGATGCCAGCGTCGAGGCACTCACCTGGTACAAGAAGCTCTACGACACCGGGCTGATCGGCAAGGACATCGACCGTGCCGACGCGCGGGCGTTGTTCGGTCAGGAGATGGTGGCCCTCTACGACGACGTCGTGTCCGCTCGGACGCTCGTGGCGCCCAACGCCAAGGACCCGAAGATCGGCGACAAGCTGGTCGCCTGGAAGCGTCCGGTGCGCGACGCCGGTGACACCCCGCAGAGCATGGCGTGGGGGCACGCGATCGCCATCATCGGCGGCGGGCCCGGCGAGTACGCCGCCGGCCGCTTCGTCAAGCACGTCACCAGCGACCCCGACAACGCGCTGGACTACTTCGAACGCGCCGGGTATCCCCCGGTCACCGAGACCGCGCTTACCGACAAGAGGTTCACCAAGGACAGGTTCGCGTCCGAGTTCGCGACACGGATCACGGAGACCGCGCAGGCCGACCCGCTGTGGCAGTTCCCGAAGTCGGCGCAGATCTACGAGACGCTGGCCCAACAGGTCCAAGCGATCCTCATCGGCGACACGACGCCGAAGGAGGGTCTCGCGACCGCGCGCGAGCGGATGCAGAAGCTTGTCACCTGA